A single region of the Pyricularia oryzae 70-15 chromosome 4, whole genome shotgun sequence genome encodes:
- a CDS encoding acyl carrier protein: protein MMFRATALRSAAASVARAGAVRPVVSSSAVARLATRRAAPTAWVPRTAAPWTAVRCYAAAGGLDKPQVEGRIISLLQKFDKVNDPSKIQPSSHFANDLGLDSLDTVEVVMAIEEEFSIEIPDKDADQIHSVDKAVEYILSQPDAN from the exons ATGATGTTCCGCGCTACAGCTCTGCGCAGCGCCGCTGCCTCCGTTGCCCGTGCCGGCGCCGTCCGTCCTGTCGTCTCTTCTTCCGCCGTCGCCAGATTAGCTACTCGCCGTGCCGCTCCCACCGCTTGGGTTCCCAGGACTGCTGCTCCGTGGACTGCCGTCCGCTGCTACGCCGCTGCTGGTGGCCTTGACAAGCCCCAGGTCGAGGGCAGGATTATCTCTTTGCTGCAGAAGTTTGACAAGGTCAACGACCCTTCCAAG ATCCAGCCATCATCGCATTTCGCCAACGATCTTGGCCTGGACAGCTTGGACACCGTTGAGGTTGTCATGGCGATCGAGGAG GAGTTCAGCATTGAGATCCCCGACAAGGATGCCGACCAGATTCACAGTG TCGACAAGGCTGTTGAGTACATACTCAGCCAGCCCGATGCCAACTAA
- a CDS encoding RNA polymerase II subunit A domain phosphatase — protein sequence MAPSSRRGGNTVLTLGPGLNYPIEITKLYKSPGDRVKRQEPLFQYSNKIWVEEGDFDTGEYKRVLKPTRVEWSAPNDGKLSKWHLKVGDVIGRDGECVTIEEDCTHEIQYQKMCALCGQDMTRVDWSASRPSTSRATINMTHDNTGLLISRDAAARTDLEMQKRLVAQRKLVLVVDLDQTVIQTACEPTIGEWQKDPSNPNYEALKEVRSFELPSEDGPRRNYTYYVKCRPGTHEFLNKVSNLFEMHVYTMATRAYAEHILRIIDPKKNLFGNRVISRNENKGIEKTLQRIFPTSTKMVAVIDDRTDVWPQNRSNVIKVVPYNFYMIGDINSTFLPKRRDIIPSGPPVKGFLVNGRNNEAAVSDQPSSAATAEPKEMTEKELKQQNAEQAKSLEKQVMDRPILHMQEQLDKDNEVAANRMEGTDDSDPSVPAPQVHMLFNDDDDELHYLEQHLAKLHQAWWADYDATIAKKRAERLASLRHRGIVGQAAEQRTTDYIAENPVPLPDVANHLGALKSEVLKGTRIVLSGIISLKEDLETCEIGRQVRSFGAELLPKVSSDVTHLVVKKARLGTSKVSQAEKIPSIKIVESGWLVQSMVQWKHLDEGPFLVDRRGSQREPVVSVNPDGTDAELDSDAEADMEGDSSGASENRTRPLKIIISKPGAGDTDEDSGEGLDGGDDDDLPAAPGSPIDQLKSFDWSTADKEMAEFLGDDDDDSDNEDGEDNDGNYSDNASTVSDLTDADSAARQNTAPRKRKKGTEDVTDSEDDSKLSGNHNSKKQRVVLRASSKLREVRIPGDQTPGHLPTPRVTGDCEDEKHTESNSANGSPTLLPSNAEDVVASDMEDYDDMEADLMAALEAEEMADSSL from the coding sequence ATGGCCCCGAGCTCCAGGAGGGGTGGCAACACGGTGTTGACCCTAGGGCCTGGCCTCAACTACCCCATCGAGATCACCAAACTTTACAAGTCACCAGGTGATCGTGTCAAACGACAAGAGCCGCTCTTCCAGTACTCAAACAAGATTTGGGTTGAAGAGGGTGACTTTGACACTGGCGAGTACAAGAGGGTCCTCAAACCCACGCGCGTAGAATGGTCAGCCCCAAATGACGGCAAACTATCAAAATGGCATCTCAAAGTCGGCGATGTCATTGGCAGAGATGGCGAGTGCGTTACGATCGAAGAGGACTGTACACACGAGATCCAGTACCAAAAGATGTGTGCGTTGTGCGGTCAGGATATGACGCGGGTGGACTGGTCGGCCAGCAGGCCTAGTACGTCGCGTGCCACGATAAACATGACCCACGACAATACCGGCCTGTTGATCAGCAGGGACGCTGCTGCGAGGACTGATCTTGAAATGCAGAAGCGTCTCGTCGCTCAACGGAAGCTGGTTCTAGTGGTGGACTTGGACCAGACGGTGATCCAGACGGCCTGTGAGCCAACCATTGGCGAATGGCAGAAGGACCCTAGCAATCCAAACTACGAGGCCCTCAAGGAAGTTCGGAGTTTCGAGTTGCCCAGTGAGGATGGACCTAGGAGGAACTACACATACTACGTCAAATGCAGGCCTGGCACGCACGAGTTTCTGAACAAGGTGTCTAACCTGTTTGAGATGCATGTCTACACTATGGCTACGCGAGCTTATGCCGAGCATATTCTCAGGAtcatcgaccccaaaaagaACTTGTTTGGCAACCGCGTCATCAGCAGGAACGAAAACAAGGGTATTGAAAAGACACTACAACGAATCTTTCCTACCAGCACCAAAATGGTAGCTGTTATTGACGACCGCACAGATGTTTGGCCACAAAACAGGTCAAATGTGATCAAGGTTGTCCCTTACAACTTTTACATGATTGGAGACATCAACTCGACATTCTTGCCAAAGCGACGCGATATAATTCCTTCAGGGCCACCGGTCAAGGGCTTCTTGGTCAATGGCCGAAATAACGAGGCCGCCGTGTCCGACCAGCCATCGAGCGCTGCGACCGCGGAGCCAAAGGAAATGACTGAGAAGGAGCTCAAGCAGCAAAATGCGGAGCAGGCCAAGTCGTTGGAGAAGCAGGTTATGGACCGACCGATTCTACACATGCAGGAGCAGCTCGACAAGGACAACGAAGTGGCGGCTAACAGAATGGAAGGCACCGATGATTCGGATCCATCCGTACCTGCACCACAAGTTCACATGCTTTTCaacgatgatgacgatgaatTACATTACCTCGAGCAGCATCTTGCCAAGCTTCACCAGGCTTGGTGGGCCGACTACGACGCAACCATTGCGAAGAAGCGTGCCGAGAGATTGGCTAGTCTTCGGCATCGTGGAATCGTCGGACAGGCTGCCGAACAGAGGACTACTGACTACATCGCCGAGAACCCCGTACCGTTGCCGGACGTGGCCAACCATTTGGGTGCGTTAAAATCAGAGGTCCTCAAGGGTACCAGAATAGTGCTCTCTGGCATCATCTCACTCAAGGAGGACCTAGAGACGTGTGAGATTGGGAGGCAGGTtcgaagttttggcgctgagCTGCTTCCAAAAGTCTCATCTGATGTCACGCATCTTGTTGTGAAAAAGGCTCGGCTGGGAACATCAAAAGTTTCGCAAGCTGAAAAGATCCCGAGTATCAAGATCGTTGAATCAGGCTGGCTAGTGCAGTCCATGGTACAATGGAAGCACCTCGATGAAGGTCCGTTCTTGGTGGATAGACGGGGCTCCCAGCGTGAACCTGTTGTGTCGGTCAACCCAGACGGTACAGACGCAGAGCTAGACTCGGATGCCGAAGCAGACATGGAAGGAGACAGCAGCGGTGCTTCAGAAAACAGGACGAGGCCACTGAAGATCATCATATCTAAGCCTGGCGCAGGCGACACTGACGAAGACAGTGGTGAAGGTCTGGATGGTGGAGATGACGATGATTTGCCCGCAGCTCCTGGTAGCCCTATCGACCAATTGAAGTCTTTCGACTGGAGCACTGCCGACAAGGAGATGGCGGAGTTTCtcggcgacgatgacgacgacagcGACAACGAAGATGGAGAAGACAATGATGGGAACTATAGCGACAACGCAAGCACAGTCTCAGATTTGACCGATGCAGACAGTGCTGCACGTCAGAATACTGCCCCAAGAAAACGCAAAAAGGGCACGGAAGATGTGACAGACTCGGAGGACGATTCCAAGTTATCGGGGAACCATAATTCTAAAAAGCAGAGGGTGGTACTGCGGGCGTCATCTAAGCTCAGAGAGGTGCGAATTCCTGGCGACCAAACCCCTGGTCATTTACCGACCCCACGAGTTACGGGTGACTGCGAGGATGAGAAGCACACAGAGAGCAACTCAGCCAATGGCAGCCCAACACTACTGCCGTCCAATGCAGAGGATGTGGTTGCGTCCGATATGGAGGACTACGACGACATGGAGGCGGATCTGATGGCGgccctcgaggccgaggagatgGCCGATTCCTCTCTATGA
- a CDS encoding condensin complex subunit 1 gives MDNTINFDINDALKYLNDPASIPTPEADSALFDCENDPDSLTNAVINPVLNPIVDAIAENPEAITRSAHFDSLQFLLKYTAFLPAHALSKIFDVITSGLAAETEAVAHDLESDEQDLIAHHKQLLGIYSFLMQWTIACVETKAAEKSSAAPTARRGVKPKGKKAATAGAEDGNWDSAMQLQTALDTMCKVLRLKLAKIFLTTSERDTFIGLVCRPVYLILESEQRVKNTPIRMHAFKVLCMAVKHHGHGYAAQTAVVQNLTYFEHLSEPMAEFLQILSEQYDYEQLAAEIMVELSGKEFSSNDTKGPKSVSTFITKLSELAPRLVIKQVPQLIKQMDSESYTLRCALIEVCGNMIAYLSRLDEKGENHKTQLDAFFGILQERFLDVNPYCRCRTIQVYVRLCDLEHKFPKRRQKVAELACQSLEDKSSNVRRNAIKLLGCLIKTHPFSAVHGAQLNRSEWQARLDQVDAELDALKPPVDAPGLDGGNTTVDTALLDDATQIESPQKQHPSQMSDEEKMAAIRKAQEEAATTEAINNLTLKKKYYTEALRFISVIHEATGTICQLLGSKNKSEVIEAIDFFEIGDAYNIEQNKVGIRRMLRLIWTKGNSDEGKGVQSHLIDCYKRLFFEAPGSFSPNDAANYIARNMISLTFGATPAELTSLEQLLATMMKGGMIHEIVIHKLWQVYGVQKREISRTQRRGAIIVLGMLATANPEIVVGEMEAMLRTGLGSLGRSDLQLAKFTCVALRRINPTGRQAKDSPVKFSRLPNDHAVLARLAAITDVPSDSKEWFGVAEQAINAIYAISKHPDVLCSEIIRHKTKQVFGPRSRPSSRDENAAPHPTQSDPATADDAAESTPAAPAKPKRDNAIELSQLLFIVGHVAIKQIVHLEACELDFKRRKQEKEKSAAAAKEAEEADARRSSKARASTATAGGKEKSKEEPADELDMIGGTTEDDFTEAMQHIRERELLYGPESLLALFGPLVSEICANNTTYRNRGLQAAATLCLAKLMCVSAEYCEANLPLLITIMERSSDATVRSNAVIALGDMAVCFNHLIDENTDFLYRRLADPEPSVKRTCLMTLTFLILAGQVKVKGQLGEMAKCLEDEDKRIADLARMFFTELSTKDNAVYNHFVDMFSLLSAETALDEESFRRIIKFLLGFVEKDKHAKQLAEKLAARLARCDTERQWNDVAFALGLLQHKNEEIAKQVSEGFKLIQSSA, from the exons ATGGACAACACAATAAACTTTGACATCAACGATGCGCTCAAATATCTGAATGATCCCGCCAGTATACCTACACCCGAGGCCGACAGCGCTCTATTCGACTGCGAGAATGACCCAGATTCACTCACGAACGCCGTCATAAATCCCGTCCTAAACCCCATCGTCGATGCCATCGCAGAAAATCCCGAGGCCATAACACGCAGCGCTCACTTTGACTCGCTGCAGTTTCTTTTAAA ATATACTGCATTCTTGCCCGCTCATGCTCTCAGCAAGATTTTCGATGTGATCACGTCAGGGCTCGCCGCCGAGACAGAGGCGGTGGCGCATGACTTGGAATCCGACGAACAGGACCTGATAGCACATCATAAACAGCTTCTTGGCATTTACAGCTTTTTGATGCAATGGACCATCGCATGTGTCGAGACAAAGGCAGCCGAGAAGTCGTCAGCAGCCCCCACAGCCCGAAGAGGCGTCAAGCCCAAAGGGAAGAAGGCGGCTACGGCGGGTGCCGAGGATGGCAACTGGGACTCAGCGATGCAGTTACAGACTGCACTCGACACCATGTGCAAGGTGCTACGCCTGAAACTGGCCAAGATTTTCCTGACAACTTCGGAGCGGGACACCTTTATTGGTTTGGTCTGTCGACCGGTTTACCTCATCCTAGAGAGCGAGCAGAGAGTCAAGAACACACCCATAAGGATGCACGCGTTCAAAGTCCTCTGCATGGCCGTCAAGCATCACGGCCATGGTTATG CCGCGCAAACTGCCGTTGTTCAGAACTTGACTTACTTTGAGCATCTCTCGGAGCCCATGGCTGAGTTTTTGCAAATTCTTTCCGAGCAATACGACTATGAACAGCTCGCGGCTGAGATCATGGTCGAGTTGAGTGGAAAGGAGTTTAGCAGCAACGATACAAAAGGTCCCAAGTCTGTGTCCACATTTATCACGAAGCTGTCAGAGCTTGCGCCGAGGCTGGTTATCAAGCAGGTACCCCAGCTCATCAAGCAAATGGACAGCGAG TCATACACTCTGCGCTGCGCTCTCATTGAGGTCTGCGGCAATATGATTGCATACCTTAGTAGACTGGacgaaaaaggagaaaaccACAAAACACAGTTGGATGCCTTTTTCGGCATTCTCCAGGAGCGATTTCTCGACGTCAATCCCTACTGCAGATGCAGAACGATACAAGTTTACGTGAGGCTGTGTGACTTGGAGCACAAGTTCCCGAAGAGGCGGCAAAAGGTTGCTGAGCTTGCGTGTCAGAGTCTTGAGGACAAGAGCAGCAACGTCAGGAGGAATGCCATTAAACTGCTCGGTTGCTTGATCAAGACGCACCCTTTTTCAGCCGTTCACGGCGCCCAGCTCAACCGCTCGGAATGGCAGGCGAGGTTGGACCAAGTCGATGCCGAGTTGGATGCCCTGAAGCCTCCTGTCGATGCGCCCGGACTTGATGGGGGCAACACCACCGTGGACACAGCCCTTCTGGATGATGCCACACAAATCGAGTCACCACAGAAACAGCATCCTTCGCAGATGAGCGACGAGGAGAAGATGGCAGCGATAAGAAAAGCCCAAGAGGAGGCCGCGACAACCGAGGCAATCAACAACTTGACATTGAAGAAGAAATACTACACCGAGGCGCTTCGCTTTATCTCGGTGATACATGAGGCTACGGGTACAATCTGCCAACTTCTTGGCTCCAAAAACAAGAGCGAAGTTATTGAGGCCATCGATTTCTTCGAGATTGGCGATGCCTACAACATTGAGCAGAACAAGGTAGGCATCAGGCGCATGCTGCGGCTCATATGGACCAAGGGCAACAGCGATGAGGGCAAAGGTGTGCAATCGCATCTTATCGACTGTTACAAGCGACTATTCTTTGAGGCCCCTGGCTCGTTCAGCCCGAACGACGCAGCCAACTACATTGCTCGCAACATGATCAGTTTGACATTTGGTGCGACACCTGCCGAGCTCACCTCACTTGAGCAATTGCTGGCCACCATGATGAAGGGCGGGATGATCCACGAGATTGTCATTCACAAGCTTTGGCAGGTTTATGGCGTACAAAAGCGCGAGATTTCGCGAACCCAGCGTCGCGGTGCCATCATAGTTCTCGGTATGCTGGCCACTGCCAACCCGGAGATCGTGGTAGGAGAGATGGAAGCGATGTTGCGAACAGGTCTTGGCTCCCTGGGCCGGTCAGACCTACAACTGGCCAAGTTCACCTGCGTGGCACTCCGTCGCATCAACCCGACCGGACGTCAGGCCAAGGACTCTCCTGTAAAGTTTTCGCGGCTACCTAATGATCACGCTGTGCTCGCTCGCTTGGCCGCCATCACAGATGTGCCTTCAGACAGCAAGGAGTGGTTTGGTGTTGCCGAGCAAGCAATCAACGCCATCTACGCCATCTCAAAACACCCAGATGTGCTCTGCTCTGAGATAATCCGCCACAAGACGAAACAAGTCTTTGGTCCCAGGTCACGACCATCGTCGCGGGATGAAAATGCTGCGCCGCACCCCACGCAATCAGATCCAGCGACTGCGGACGACGCTGCAGAGAGCACACCTGCTGCCCCTGCCAAGCCCAAGCGTGACAACGCCATAGAACTCTCGCAGCTGCTCTTCATCGTTGGACACGTAGCTATTAAGCAGATTGTGCATCTTGAGGCATGCGAACTCGACTTCAAGCGCCGcaagcaagaaaaagaaaagagcgcagcggcggccaaggaagccgaggaggccgatgCCAGGCGGTCCAGCAAGGCCAGGGCCTCCACTGCTACTGCCGGCGGAAAGGAAAAATCAAAGGAGGAGCCTGCGGATGAGCTGGACATGATTGGCGGCACTACAGAGGACGATTTTACAGAGGCCATGCAGCACATTCGCGAGCGTGAACTTCTTTACGGCCCCGAGAGCTTGCTAGCTCTGTTCGGCCCTCTGGTGAGCGAGATCTGCGCCAATAACACAACGTACCGCAACCGCGGTCTCCAGGCCGCTGCGACGCTGTGTCTGGCAAAGCTCATGTGCGTGTCGGCAGAATACTGCGAGGCCAACCTCCCTCTCCTCATCACAATTATGGAGCGGTCGTCAGACGCTACAGTCCGCAGCAACGCCGTTATCGCCCTTGGTGACATGGCTGTCTGCTTCAACCACCTGATCGATGAGAACACCGACTTTTTGTACCGTCGCCTGGCTGACCCTGAGCCGTCGGTCAAACGTACCTGCCTCATGACGCTGACCTTCTTGATCCTCGCTGGTCAAGTCAAGGTCAAAGGTCAGCTGGGAGAGATGGCAAAGTGCCTCGAGGACGAAGACAAGCGTATCGCGGACCTGGCGCGCATGTTCTTCACGGAGCTCTCGACCAAAGACAATGCAGTCTACAACCACTTTGTCGACATGTTCAGCCTGCTGAGTGCCGAGACGGCCCTGGACGAAGAGAGCTTCCGGCGCATCATCAAGTTTCTGCTGGGCTTTGTGGAGAAG GACAAGCACGCCAAACAACTTGCGGAGAAGCTTGCCGCTCGTTTGGCCCGCTGCGACACGGAGCGGCAATGGAACGACGTTGCCTTCGCACTGGGTCTGCTGCAGCACAAGAACGAGGAAATTGCCAAGCAGGTGTCAGAAGGCTTCAAGCTTATCCAGTCATCTGCTTGA
- a CDS encoding CDC7 protein kinase codes for MATNNWVEQPGKSPRHYSTVSTDEEEVEHRGQYFQSLANKDPCMHVAHGGQQHQQQPEDQMSDEEAEVQEQAEEEDEDDAEGDDSDDDAVDESVQHDMLKLQNTFPGFMDKYRLIKRIGEGTFSTVYKAEDLQYEMYDNTWDLDRDIDRWPPTPVKSSKHRNQPRRKPKYVAIKKIYVTSSPSRILNELDLLHSLRGCPGVCPMVTAFRHTDQVVAILPYFRHSDFRDYFRNMTVPDMSIYLRSLFTALKWVHKEKILHRDIKPTNFLYDPYTARGVLVDFGLAERQGSEGYKPCICQENTETRRAKLKRAYANSSIDNLAIGYPKEDRRPSRRANRAGTRGFRAPEVLFKCTQQTTKIDIWSVGVILLTILSRRFPFFNSADDVEAMIEISTIFGTRKMKIAAQLHGCNFETSIPTIGSAGFSFERIIIWSTVRPENNPLTPDEELAVKFLYQCLELDPRRRISAADALEHEFLTKWTTGPESAADDDDEVDMVEA; via the exons ATGGCAACCAACAATTGGGTTGAGCAACCTGGCAAGTCGCCTCGCCATTATTCAACAGTATCAACCGACGAAGAGGAAGTGGAACATAGGGGACAATACTTTCAGAGCCTGGCCAACAAGGACCCATGCATGCACGTAGCCCACGgagggcagcagcatcaacagCAGCCTGAGGACCAGATGAGCGATGAGGAAGCAGAGGTTCAAGAGCAAGCggaagaggaggatgaagacgACGCAGAAGGCGATGACTCAGATGATGATGCAGTCGACGAGTCGGTTCAGCACGACATGCTGAAGCTGCAAAATACTTTTCCTGGTTTCATGGACAAATACCGGCTTATCAAGAGGATTGGTGAAG GCACATTTTCGACCGTATACAAGGCTGAAGACCTACAGTACGAAATGTACGACAATACCTGGGATCTGGATAGAGATATTGACAGGTGGCCGCCCACGCCGGTCAAGAGCTCCAAACATCGAAATCAGCCCAGGCGAAAACCCAAATATGTCGCCATAAAAAAGATATATGTCACTTCCTCACCAAGCCGCATCTTGAACGAACTTGATCTCCTTCACTCTCTCCGTGGCTGCCCTGGAGTTTGCCCCATGGTCACGGCCTTCCGTCACACCGACCAGGTGGTCGCCATTCTCCCCTACTTTCGTCACTCCGACTTTCGCGACTATTTCAGAAACATGACCGTCCCCGATATGTCAATATATCTGCGGTCTTTGTTCACTGCACTCAAATGGGTCCACAAGGAGAAAATCCTTCACCGAGACATCAAGCCAACCAATTTTCTGTACGACCCATATACGGCGCGTGGCGTGCTCGTTGATTTTGGCCTCGCGGAGCGTCAGGGAAGCGAGGGCTACAAGCCCTGCATATGCCAGGAAAATACAGAGACCCGCCGCGCCAAGCTTAAGAGAGCATACGCCAACTCTTCGATTGACAACCTCGCTATCGGCTATCCCAAAGAGGACAGGCGGCCGTCGCGCCGGGCAAACCGAGCAGGAACACGGGGCTTCAGAGCCCCAGAGGTGCTGTTCAAGTGCACCCAGCAGAcgaccaagatcgacatcTGGTCCGTGGGCGTGATCCTGCTGACTATTCTCAGCCGGCGATTCCCTTTCTTCAACAGCGCCGACGATGTTGAGGCTATGATTGAGATATCAACGATTTTTGGCACCCGCAAGATGAAGATAGCCGCGCAATTACACGGCTGTAATTTTGAGACGTCGATCCCGACCATCGGCTCGGCTGGTTTTAGCTTTGAGCGCATTATAATCTGGAGTACCGTTCGCCCGGAGAACAACCCCCTGACACCTGACGAGGAGCTTGCAGTCAAGTTCCTGTATCAATGCCTCGAGCTCGACCCACGGAGACGAATCAGTGCTGCCGATGCGCTCGAGCACGAGTTCCTGACCAAGTGGACGACAGGTCCGGAATCCGCAgcggatgatgatgatgaggtAGACATGGTTGAGGCATAA
- a CDS encoding LysR family regulatory protein, which translates to MDGAGLSELLMAWAYTLAGLPKEVPPCLSLKYDLLDDLVSDAPDRIVIKDEKYFNADKVVSFAIMRIMWLVMLVLRAFFAPKKECRNIWVPKRVMDKIRQEALAGLEAANEGGELGFSEGLTSTPSSAASAKKGKEYAHNALFPAGIVPDRASGRPFIINISIILNIRDRLPTLTARLPKPGVFVSNLAMSIQALVPAQAVIPKTRKGPVAEENFSSLGLTAASVRSSLHAGLTEPQLRALAKVQLKAYKARLIGFPILGGIDSFQVLFSSLKVGPLFEMNVFAPAIVKKDEEKPPVDKGKVVEAVADAASQLADKSTGSAGEEAAAAAAAAGSSGEMSEKTEEVTPAPSEEKKTEVSKETRKKLPKGCTPVGILVIPRDSSFMLAKMQLFIFARGANGAWVQGTLQPEHWKVVEEELKEIDRRR; encoded by the exons ATGGATGGTGCCGGACTGAGCGAATTGTTGATGGCATGGGCCTACACGCTTGCAGGCCTTCCAAAGGAGGTGCCGCCCTGCCTGTCTTTGAAGTACGACCTGCTCGACGACCTTGTCTCGGACGCCCCTGACAGGATCGTGATCAAAGATGAGAAGTACTTCAATGCAGACAAGGTCGTGTCTTTTGCCATCATGCGAATCATGTGGTTAGTGATGCTTGTCTTACGCGCGTTCTTCGCCCCGAAAAAGGAATGCCGCAACATATGGGTGCCGAAGCGCGTCATGGACAAGATTCGACAGGAAGCCTTGGCAGGGCTGGAGGCGGCGAACGAAGGTGGTGAACTGGGCTTCAGCGAGGGTTTGACCTCTACCCCCAGCTCAGCCGCATCCGCCAAAAAGGGCAAAGAATATGCCCACAATGCACTCTTCCCCGCCGGCATCGTCCCGGATCGAGCGTCGGGTCGGCCGTTCATTA TCAACATCTCCATCATCCTCAACATCCGTGACCGCCTCCCAACGTTGACTGCACGACTACCAAAGCCTGGCGTCTTCGTCTCCAACCTCGCCATGTCCATCCAAGCTCTGGTTCCGGCCCAGGCCGTGATCCCCAAGACTCGAAAAGGGCCCGTTGCAGAGGAGAATTTCTCGTCCCTCGGCTTGACGGCGGCATCGGTCCGGTCGAGCCTGCACGCCGGACTCACAGAGCCGCAGCTCCGCGCTCTCGCCAAGGTGCAACTGAAAGCATACAAGGCCCGCCTCATTGGTTTCCCCATTCTTGGAGGCATTGACTCCTTCCAGgtcctcttcagcagtctTAAAGTGGGACCACTGTTTGAGATGAACGTATTCGCGCCAGCCATCGTTAAAAAAGATGAGGAGAAGCCACCAGTTGATAAGGGCAAGGTTGTCGAGGCGGTGGCAGATGCAGCATCTCAACTCGCAGACAAATCAACCGGCAGCGCTGGTGAGGAGGCCgcagccgctgctgctgctgctggtagcTCTGGCGAGATGAGCGAAAAGACTGAGGAGGTTACTCCAGCTCCTAGTGAAGAGAAAAAGACCGAAGTGTCCAAGGAGACGCGCAAGAAGCTTCCTAAGGGTTGCACCCCGGTCGGCATTTTAGTCATTCCCAGGGACTCATCGTTTATGCTTGCTAAGATGCAGCTGTTTATCTTTGCAAGAGGAGCAAACGGTGCCTGGGTCCAGGGCACGCTGCAGCCTGAGCACTGGAAGGTTGTAGAGGAAGAATTGAAGGAGATTGACAGGCGGAGGTGA